CGCGAGATGGCGCTGGCCGATCGCGCCGCGCCGACGGAGCCGCGCGAGCGCGCGGGCGATGTCGTCGGGATCGCACGGCCGTTGCCAGGGGCGCGCGCCGTCCTCGAAGCGGGCGCCGGCGCGGCGCGCCTTGACCGCGCGCGCGAACCAGAACCACGCTTCCTCGGCGGAGGCGAACGGCCGGACCGGGGCGGCGTTTTGCGGCCTGGGGACGTAGCGGGGCTTGGCCATGATCGACCTCTATTCCTAAATTCAACTGATATATGTTTATAAACCTATTATAGATAAAAAAAGAAATCAATTCCTAATGAAAAAATGTAGCGATTCTAAGACACTGTTCCCATGCTCAAGCACGCGGACGTCTGGCGCGCCATCGACCGCCTGGCCAAGGAACACGGGTATTCCCCGTCCGGGCTGGCGCGCCGCGCCGGGCTGGATCCCACCACCTTCAACAAGAGCAAGCGCACCACCCGCGAGGGCAAGCTGCGCTGGCCGAGCACCGAAAGCGTCGCCAAGATTCTCGCCGCCACCAACGCCAACCTGATGGAGTTCGTCGGCTACGTGAACGAAAGCGACAGCGGCGGCGTGATCCGCAACATCCCGCTGATCGGCTTCGCCCAGGCCGGCGCCTCGGGCTATTTCGACGACGCCGGCTATCCGACCGGCGGCGGGTGGGACGAAATCCCGTTCCCCGGCCTCGGCGATCCGCACGCCTACGCGCTCGAAATCAACGGCGACAGCATGGAGCCGGTGTTCCGCGACGGCGACGTGATCATCGTCGCGCCGCACGCCAGCATCCGCCGCGGCGACCGGGTGGTGATCCGCACCAAGGTCGGCGAGGTGATGGTGAAGCAGCTCCGCCGCCGCACCGGCAAGGTGATCGAACTGCAATCGCTCAACCGCCAGCACGGCGACCGCACGCTGTCCCTCGACGACGTCGATTGGATGGCGCGGGTGGTGTGGGCGAGCCAGTAGCCGCGCCCGTCCGTTCGCCGCCGGACCGATTCATCCCGCTGTTTCAAGGAAATGAGCCGTCGGCGCCGATCCGCGCGCGCTTTCCCTATTGACCGATAAAAGGAATATTATCATAATTCGGGAATGAGCGACATACCGCCCGTTTCCGACATTCCGGCCGCCTCGGCGATCGCGCGCCTGCACGCGCGTTACGACGGGGTAATTCCTCGGCGCTTGCGCGCGGCCGCGCTCGCCGGCGGCGAGGCGGGCCGCGCCCGGCTCGCGGCCGAAGCCCGGCGACGCATGTTCGACGCGCTCGCGCGCGATTCCCTCGCCGCGCTCGCGGCGCGGCGCGGCCGGATCCGGCGCGGCGATCTCGCTTCGGATCGGGCGTTGCGGACGCTCGCGCGCGATCTCCGCTTCTATCGCGACCGGGGAGCGGAACGGCGGGCGGATTTAACAGTCGGCGGCTAAGGCATCGCTCGGTTGGACGTCTTCATTCCGTCATTCCCGCGTCAGCGGGAATCCAGCCTTTTCAAAATCCTGGACCCCCGCCTTCGCGGGGGCCGGCCCCCGACTCGATCGGGGGGTGACGCTTTTTTCCGAACACTCCACCCAAACCGCGCCTCGGCGTTACCGTCCTCGGGAGGCGGCCGGGGAGCGGTAATCGTCGCCCCCCGCCTTCCTGATACCCCCCTCACCCTCCCGCCATGGCGGGTCCCTCCCTCTCCCGCGAGAGCGGGAGAGGGTCGGGGTGAGGGTCACCCGAACCGCGCCCGCCGCGCGTCCTCGCGATGATGACGGAAAAGGCCGGATTCCCGCGCGGCCGGATAGCCGCAAGGCGATTATGGATATGTCATTAAATAATAAGGGTTTGTTCCCAAGTTGCCGAAACGGCGGGATCGGTTAAACATGGCGCGGAGTACGGCGCTCGATCGGCGGCCGCTTCAAGGACCGGGGCTCAACAGTTCGACAAGGGACATTCGACCATGCTCGCGAATTTCAAGATCGGCACGAAAATCATCGCCATCGTCGTGTGTCTGGCGGTCATCATGGCCGCGATCAGCGGCGCGGCGATTTTCGCGCTCGCCGAAATGTACGACGAAGCCAAAGAAATCGACAAGGCGTCCGTCCAAGTCCGGCTCGGCGGCGGGATGAACACCAACGCCGTCGCCATGAACCGGGGCGAATATTCGCTCGGCATGCTTCCGACCAAGGAAAACGTCGAAGCGACCAAGAAGGACATCGAGGCGCAGCGCAAAATCTTCGAGGAACGGTTCGCCCAGGCGCGCGCGACCCAGGACGCCGAGCAGAAGAAACACCTCGACACCGTCGAGGCCGCCTATCAGGCGTACCTCAAGGGACTCGCGGCCACCATCGCCAAGGCCGACCAGTGGGCGGGCAAGGTCGAAATTTCCGGCGGCCAGAAGGAGATCGCGGACATCGCCGCCGATCATCGGCCGCTGGCCTCCAATCTACGGAGGGCGCTGAACGATTACGTGAAAGTTTCCGAGGAGCATGGCCACCACATGGCCGAGCTGGCGGGGAAACTCTACGGGACCATGCGCTGGGTGCTCTCCGGCGCGGCGATCGCCGGCATCGTGATCGGTCTGGTGCTCGGCGTCCTGATATCTCGAGTCGGCGTCGTCAACCCCATCGCCAAGATCGTCGCCTGCCTCAAATCGCTGTCCGAAGGCAATCTCCAGACGGACGTCTTCGGCACCGGGCGCAAGGACGAGGTCGGCGACATCGCCAAGACGACCCTGGTCTTCAAGGAGAACATGCAAAAGACCAAGCAGATGGAGGAGGAAGCCAAGCAGGCCGAAATCCGCGCCGCCAAGGAAAAGAAGGAGATGATGAACAAGATGGCCGACGACTTCGAATCGAGCGTCGGCGGCATCGTCAGCGCGGTGTCGGCGGCGGCGACCGAGCTCGAATCGTCGGCCACCGCCATGTCGGCGACCGCCGAGGAAACCAACCGCCAGGCGACGGCGGTGGCGGCGGCGTCCGAGGAGGCCTCCGCCAACGTGCAGACGGTGGCGAGCGCGGCGGAAGAACTCTCCGCCTCCATCGCCGAGATCAGCAACCAGGTCGCGCAAGCCGCCAAGGTGTCGGCGAGCGCGGTCGAGGAAGCCAACCGGGCCAACGGCATGGTCCAGGGCCTGGCCCAGTCGTCGCAGAAGATCGGCGAGGTGGTGGAGCTAATCACCTCCATCGCCGATCAGACCAACCTCTTGGCCCTCAACGCGACCATCGAGGCGGCCCGGGCCGGCGACGCCGGCAAGGGCTTCGCGGTGGTGGCGGCCGAGGTCAAGAACCTCGCCAACCAGACCGCCAAGGCGACCGAGGAGATCGGCACCCAGATCGGCGGTATCCAGGGCTCGACCAAGGACGCGGTCGGGGCGATCCAGTCGATCGGCAAGGTGATCGGCGAAATCAACCAGATCTCGTCGGCGATCGCGGCGGCGGTGGAGGAACAGGGCGCGGCGACCAAGGAAATCGCGCGCAACGTCGAACAGGCCTCGGCCGGGACCAAGGAGGTCTCCTCGAACATCGCGGGCGTAACCCAGGCGGCGGGCGAGACCGGCCAGGCCTCGGCCCAGATCCAGACCGCGGCCAAGGAGCTCTCCCAGCAGTCGGAAACGCTTCGCAACCAGGTCGACAAGTTCATCGCCCAGATCCGCGCGGGGTGAACGGTCCTCTCGTCATGCCCGCGCAAGCGGGCATCCAGCTTTTTCGGAAAAGCGCTGGACCCCCGCCTTCGCGGGGGTGACGATTCCGTCTAATTGAAACGCGCTAAGGTGCGGCCCGATTAAACGGAATCAGGTTCAGGCGGTCACACCCCCACCCCATCCCTCCCCCGTCACGCCGATAGGCGTGCATTCGCACGACAAGGGGGGAGGGAAATCAAAAAGCCCCCTCACCCTCCCGCCATGGCGGGTCCCTCCCTCTCCCGCGAGAGCGGGAGAGGGTCGGGGTGAGGGTCACCCGAAGCGCGCTTCGGCGCCGCCGTCATTGCCGCGGACGCGTTCCGCGTCCTCGCGATGACGGCCGGGGGAAGTTTTAAAGCGCCTCGCCCTTGAGCGCGCGCTCGATCAGTTGCAGCGTCTCGGCGCGGCCGTAAAGGGCGATGAAGGAGCCCATGCGCGGCCCGTCCGCCTGGCCGAGCAGCACTTCGTAGAGGGCCTTGAACCAGGCGCGCAGGTCGGCGAACGGATGGCGCTTGCCGACCGCGTAGACCTCGGTCTGGATCGCTTCCGCGTCGGCGCCCTCGGGCAGCGCCCGGAGCGCGCGGGCGAGATCGGCCAAGGCCTCGCGCTCCATCGCCGAGGGCGGCCGGAACTTTTTCGCCGGCAGCACGAAGTCGCGGTAATAGACGATGGCGTATTCCACCAGCTTGTCGAGGAAGGGCGCGCTCGCCGGGCTCGCCTCGGGCCTAAGGCGGGTGATGTATTTCCACAGCACCGCCTTGTCCTCGGTGTGGCAGACGCCGACCAGGTTGAGCAGGATGCCGAAGCTGATGTGCCCGTCCTCGGCCGGCGGGCGGCCGGCGTGGATGTGCCAGGCCGGATTGTCGAGCTGGCGCGCCGGTTCCTGCTTGGGGAACGCGACCAGGTGGGCGAGGTAGTCGTCGACCGTGCGCGGGATGACGTCGAAGTAAAGCCGCTTGGCCGCGGTCGGCTTCTGGTACATGAACAGCGCGAGGCTTTCGGGCGGCGCGTAGCGCAGCCAGTCCTCGACCGCGAGCCCGTTGCCCTTGGATTTGGAAATCTTCTCGCCCTTTTCGTCGAGGAACAGCTCGTAGGTGAAGCCGACCGGCGGATCGCCGGCGAGAATCCGGCAGATGCGGTTGCCGAGGCGGACCGAATCGATCAGGTCCTTGCCCGACATTTCGTAATCGACGCCGAGCGCGGCCCAGCGCATGGCCCAATCGACCCGCCACTGCAGTTTGCAGTTTCCGCCGGTGACCGGCACCTCGAACGTGCCTTCCGCCTCGTCCTGGAAGACGACGGTGCCGTCCTTGGGCCGGTATTCGCGCGCGGGGATTTCCAGCACCTGAAGCCGTCCATTGCGCTCGCGCACCGGCAGGAACGGACAATAGGTGCGCCGCCGTTCGTCGCGCAGTTCCGGCAAAACGACGTCGAGAATCTCGCGGTGCTTTTCCAGCACCCGGCGCAGCATCGGATCGAACAGGCCGGCGCGGTAGCACTCGGTCGCGCTCTTGAATTCGTATTCGAAGCGGAACGCGTCCAAGAACGCGCGCAGCCGGCCGTTGTTGTGGTGGCCGAAGCTTTCGCAGCAGCCGAACGGGTCGGGGATCGAGGTCAGGGGCGATCCGAACGCGCTCGCCTTGTCGCCGACGAAGCGCGCCATCATCTCCCGGTTGGGCACGTTGTCGGGCACCTTGCGGAGCCCGTCCATGTCGTCGGAAAAAGCGAAGAGCCGCGTCGGAATGTCGCTGAGCAGCGAGAACGCGTGGCGGATCATCGAGGTCCGCGCCACCTCGCCGAAGGTGCCGATGTGCGGCAGGCCCGACGGGCCGTAGCCGGTTTCGAACAGGGCGTAACCCTTGGCCGGCGGGCCGCCGGCGAAGCGCTTGAGGACATTGCGCGCCTCGACGAAGGGCCAGGCGTTGGAATGCTGGGCGAGTTCGCGCAAACGGGACATGGGTGACCGGGAAAATAAATAAGGCCAGGGGTTCGGAGGCTAGCGCGGACTTTCGCAAACGTGCGAACCACCCCCACCCCAGCCCTCCCCCGTCGAGGGGGAGGGGGTAAGTGTTTGTGTCGCAACTCTTTCCCCTCCCCCCTTGTGGGGGAGGGTCGGGGTGGGGGGTATAACGCGCATTTGTGATTGTCGGTAGTACGGGCCGCGCCCCGGGCCCGTCAACGCTTTCGCGCCGCTATTTCGCCGGCTTCGGCGCCGGGGGCGGAACCGGCCCGAGGTATTGGGCGATCTCGACCGCGTCGATCTGCTCGGGCTTCAGGAACTTCTTGGCGTAATCGAGATAGACGCCCGAGGTCAGGAACAGGTCGAACAGGTCGGGGTCGATGTGCTGGTCCTTCTTGAAGAAGTACATGATCTTGATCGACTCGCTCAGCGTCTTCGCCTTCTTGTAGGGGCGGTCGGCGGCGGTCAGCGCCTCGAAGATGTCGGCGATCGCCATGATCCGCGCCGGGACCGACATGTCGTCTTTCTTGAGCCGCTTGGGATAGCCGGTGCCGATCAGGGTTTCGTGGTGGCCGCCGGCGTATTCCGGCACCGCCTTGAGGTGCTTGGGGAACGGCAGCTCGCCCAGCATGCGGATGGTCTGCACCATGTGCTCGTTGATCTTGAAGCGGTCCTCGGCGGTCAGCGTGCCGCGCCCGATGCACAGGTTGTAGACCTCGCCCCGGTTGTATTCGTGCTCGGGCACGTTCATCTTGAAGCCCCACTTGTTGTCGGGCGCGTAGTAGGGCGACGGGGCGCGCGGAAAAATGTGCTCGGGCTTGTCGGCGAGCAGCGGCTCGTCGACCGGCAGTTCGGCAGCGGGGACGCGTTCCTTGCGCTTCAATTCCTCGTGCGCGACGCCGATGCGGTCGTCGAGCGTGCGCTTCCAGGTGACGGCGGCGATCTTCTTGACCCGCTCGATCTTTTCCGGGGCCATGAATTCGCCGCCGATGTTGCATTCGGCGATGAAGGCGTAGTCGTCGTCGAGCGTGGCGAGCTTTTTCTCCAGCTCGCGCCGGAGCGAATCGGCGTCCTCTGGCCGGTCGAGCAGCGCGCGCAGGTATTCGATCACCGCGTCGCGCTTGACCACCTCGAACCGGGTGCGGATTTCGTGGATGCGGTCGCAAATGGTTTCGAGCTTGGTCGCCTTGTCGACCACGTATTCGGGCGTGGTCACCTTGCCGCAATCGTGCAGGTAGGCGCCGAGGTGCAGCTCGTACCACTGGTCCTCGGTCAGGTCGAATTCGCGGAACGGCCCCTCGGCCGCGTCGCAGGCGGCCTTGGCCAGCATCAGGGTCAATTCCGGCACCCGGAGGCAGTGCCCGCCGGTGTAGGGCGACTTGGCGTCGATCGCGCCGGCGATCAATTGGATGAAGGAATCGAGCAGTCTTTTCTGCGCGGCGAGCAGCTGGCTGTTGTCGAGGGCGACGGCGGCCTGGGACGCGAGCGCCTCGATCACCGGCTGGATGTCGGCGCCGAACGGGATCACCTCGCCGCTGGCGCGGTCGCGGGCGTTGAGCAACTGCAGCACCCCGATCACCGCGTTCTGGCTGTTCTTGAGCGGCACGGTGAGAAAGGACTTGGAGCGGTAGCCGGTGCCGGCGTCGAACTTGCGCGTGCCGGAAAAATCGAAATCCTTGGCCTCGTAGGCGTCGGGGATGTTGACCGAAACCGCCGCCAGGGCGGCGTGGGTGGCGACGCTCATGTGGTTGGGCGCGCCGGTCTGCGGGTCGTGCATGTTGAGCGGCGGAAACGTGATCGGCTTGCCGGTGGTGCCGCCAAGGGCGATGTTGAGCGAGTCGGTCCGCATGATTTCGAACTTGAGCTTGTCGTCGTCGGTGCGGATATAGAGCGTGCCGCCGTCGGCGTTGGCGATCGCCTTGGCTTCGAGCAGGATCATTTCCATCAGGCGGTTGAAGTCGCGCTCGGCCGAGAGCGCGATGCCGATGTCGATCAGGCGGCGATAGAGATCGCCGCCGCCGGCGGCCGCGGTCGCGCTGGTCTCGGTCGGTGGCGCCATAGAGAGCCCCTGGAAAATCGCGTCGGCCGCGCCCGCGCGATCGGCCAACCGCCGGAGATTACAGGGCTTTTTCCGGCCTGACAACCGAGCGGCCCGCCCCGAAGGGTAGCTCCTCAAACGGCGGGCAGCGCGCGCGCGGCGACGATGCCCGCGACCATCATCCAACCGACCGCGCGGTTGGAACGGAAGGTGGCGAGGCAGGCGGCCGGATCGTCGAAGTCGGTGCGCGCCGCCTGCCGGAAAAGATGCAGCCCGACCAGCGCCAGCACGGCGAAGAACGGCCACGCCAGTTGGGCGAGATGACCGGCGAGCGCGAACAACAGCACCGCGCCGCCGTAGAAGGCGAACAGCCAGGGGCGGGTCGCATCGCCGAGCCGGAGCGCGGTCGACTTGATGCCGACCAGCGCGTCGTCCTCCTTGTCCTGATGGGCGTAGATGGTGTCGTAGCCGAGGGTCCACAGCACGCAGCCGGCGTAGAGCGCGACCGCGGCCGGATCGAGTTCGCCCTTGACCGCCGCCCAGCCGAGCAGCGCGCCCCAGTTGAAGGCGAGGCCGAGCACGGCCTGCGGCCAGTGGGTGAACCGCTTGGCGTAAGGGTAGAACGCGACCAGCGGCAGCGAGGCGATGCCGAGAACGACGGCGTAAGCGTTGAATTGGAGCAGCACGATCAGGCCGGCGAACAGCATCGCCGCCAGAAACGCCAGCGCCCGGGGCACGGCGATCTCGCCGCTGGCGATCGGGCGGGCGCGGGTGCGGGCGACGCGGGCGTCGAAATCGCGGTCGGCGATGTCGTTGAGGATGCAGCCGGCGCCGCGCATGACCACCGCGCCGACGGCGAAGAGAACGATCAGGCGGAGTTCCGGCACGGCCTCCGAGGCCAGCGCCACGCCCCACCAGCAGGGAAACAGCAGCAGCCAGGATCCGATCGGGCGGTCGAGGCGGATCAGCCGCAGATAGGGCCGCGCCGGCGCCGGCACGAACCGGTCGATCCAGGTTCCGGTGGGGATATCGCTCGCGGTCGGGCGGCTGGCCTGGGTCATGGGCACGGTGTAAATCAAGGCGCCCCCTTTCGAACCCGGGGGAGCAGATATCTAAGTTTAGGCGGCCCCCGCGTTAATTCAAACGGGGCGTTAATTCGAACGGGGCTCGGGGAGAAGGCGACGGCCATGAGCGAAGCGACGGAACCGCGCGCGAAAGCGCGCCTTTATGTGGCGGCGCCGCTCGCGGCCGGGGCCGTGGCGCTCCTGACCCCGGACCAAGCCCATTACGCGAGCCGGGTCATGCGCCTCGGCGTCGGCGACCGCTTGAGCCTGTTCAACGGCCGCGACGGCGAATGGCGCGCGCGCGTGAAAACCGTGGGCCGCAAGGGCGGCGAGGCGGTGGTCGAGGAACGGGCCCGGCCGCCGGCGGCCGAACCGGACGCGATTCTGCTGTTCGCGCCGCTCAAGAAATCGGCGCTCGACGTTCTCGTCGCCAAGGCGACCGAGCTGGGCGCTTCCGACCTGCGGCCGGTTTTGACCCGGCGCACGGCGGTGGCGCGGGTCAACGTCGAACGGCTGCGCGCGCAGGCGATCGAGGCCGCCGAGCAATGCGAGCGCCTGACGGTGCCGGACGTGCGTCCGATGGAAACGCTCGAGCGCGCGCTCGGCGCGTGGGAGGGCACGCGCCGGCTGTTTGTCGCCGACGAAACCGGCGGCGGCGTTGCCGCGGCGGACGCGTTTTCCGCCGCCCCGCGCGCGCGTCCGGTCGGTTTTCTGGTCGGCCCCGAGGGCGGCTTCGAGCGATCCGAGCTTGACGCGCTCGGCCGCCTGCCCTTTGTTACGCGCGTCGCTCTCGGCCCGCGAATCTTGAGGGCCGAAACCGCCGCGTTCGTCCTGCTCGCCTGTTGGCAGGCGCTCGCCGGCGACGGCCGCGCGCCGCCGCCGCCCCGCGCATAAAAGGAATCGCCCCATGTCCGGAGCCCCGCAAGGCTCGTCCGAGCCGATCGCCGACCGCCGCCAGCTGGTCGAGTATTTCGCCTCGGGCTGCAAGCCGAAGGCCGACTGGCGGATCGGCACCGAGCACGAGAAGTTCGCCTATCGCCTGTCGGATTTGCGCCCGCTCGAATACGAGGGCGACCAGGGCATTCGCGCGCTGCTCGCCGGGCTCACCCGCTTCGGCTGGGAACTGGTGACGGAAAACGGCAAGCCGATCGCGCTTTCGCGCGCCGACGGCGCCGCCGTGTCGCTCGAACCCGCCGGGCAGGTGGAACTTTCCGGCGCGCCGCTCAAGACCATCCACCAGACCTGCAACGAGGTGAGCGAGCACCTGAAGCAGGTCAAGGCGGTCGCGCGCGACTTGAAGATCGGCTTTCTCGGCCTCGGCTACCAGCCGAAATGGCCGCGCGGCGAGATGCCGTGGATGCCCAAGGGCCGCTACAAGATCATGCGCGCCTACATGCCGAAGAAGGGCAAGCTCGGCCTCGACATGATGCAGTCCACCTGCACGGTGCAGGTGAACCTGGATTTCGATTCCGAGGCGACCATGGTCAGGATGTTCCGCGTCTCGCTCGCGTTGCAGCCGGTGGCGACCGCGCTGTTCGCCAACTCGCCGTTCAAGGAGGGAAAGCCGTCCGGCTTTCTCAGCTATCGCGGCCACATCTGGACCGACACCGATCCCGACCGCTGCGGCCTGCCGCCGTTCGTGTTCGAGGACGGCTTCGGCTTCGAGCGCTGGACCGACTACCTGCTCGACGTGCCGATGTATTTCGTCTACCGCGACGGGCAATACATCGACGCCGCCGGCCAGTCGTTCCGCGATTTCCTGAAGGGCAAGCTGCCGGCGCGGCCGGGCGAGATCCCGACCATCGCCGACTGGGCGGCGCACACGACCACCGCCTTTCCCGAGGTGCGGCTCAAGAAATACCTCGAAATGCGCGGCGCCGACGGCGGCCCGTGGGCGCGCCTCTGCGCGCTGCCGGCGCTCTGGGTCGGGCTGCTCTACGACGGCGTCGCGCTGGACGCCGCCTGGGACCTGGTCAAGGACTGGACGGCGGAGGAGCGCGAACATTTGCGCGCCGAAGTGCCGCGCACGGCGCTGAAGACGCCGTTCCGCGGGCGCATCGTCGGCGACATCGCGCTCGACGCGCTCGAGATCGCGCACGCCGGCCTCGCGCGCCGCGCCGCGCTCGACTTTTTCGGCTTCGACGAGACCCATTTCCTGACGCCGCTTTTCCAGATCGCGGAATCGGGCCTGACCCCGGCCGAGGAACTGCTCCGCGCCTACGAGCGGCGCTGGAAGGGCAACGTCGATCCGGTGTTCAAGGAGTATGCGTATTGAAAACCAGAGCATAGCGTTTCCCTCCCGCGAATGCGGGGGAGAATGCCGAGCGCAAGGTGGCCCTTGCACCGTCGGGCTCATACCGTGTCCGTGCAAACCAGAAACGCACAAGTATCTCAAGAATTGAAGATCGGAATGTGGCTCAGGTGCTTGTCAATTGTATCAACGAATTGACGCGGCAATTCTAAATGGAACTTTTCTTGCTTCCATATTTGGAAAAAACGATCAACAGTGTCAGCAGCCGTATCAACGACAAGTTTTTGCGGAAGTAGCGCCTTAGCGGCTAAGTATTTTAATTCATCCTTTGAAATCTCAGAGAATTTAGAAGTACGCACATATTTCAGAGCCATATTCTCGTCCTTGAGATAAACAATCGTGGATACGTAATCGTACGCGGGAGACAAAACCGGAGTGCGACGATCAGGGTATATTAGCGACCAGT
This Rhodospirillales bacterium DNA region includes the following protein-coding sequences:
- a CDS encoding helix-turn-helix transcriptional regulator — protein: MLKHADVWRAIDRLAKEHGYSPSGLARRAGLDPTTFNKSKRTTREGKLRWPSTESVAKILAATNANLMEFVGYVNESDSGGVIRNIPLIGFAQAGASGYFDDAGYPTGGGWDEIPFPGLGDPHAYALEINGDSMEPVFRDGDVIIVAPHASIRRGDRVVIRTKVGEVMVKQLRRRTGKVIELQSLNRQHGDRTLSLDDVDWMARVVWASQ
- a CDS encoding HAMP domain-containing protein, giving the protein MLANFKIGTKIIAIVVCLAVIMAAISGAAIFALAEMYDEAKEIDKASVQVRLGGGMNTNAVAMNRGEYSLGMLPTKENVEATKKDIEAQRKIFEERFAQARATQDAEQKKHLDTVEAAYQAYLKGLAATIAKADQWAGKVEISGGQKEIADIAADHRPLASNLRRALNDYVKVSEEHGHHMAELAGKLYGTMRWVLSGAAIAGIVIGLVLGVLISRVGVVNPIAKIVACLKSLSEGNLQTDVFGTGRKDEVGDIAKTTLVFKENMQKTKQMEEEAKQAEIRAAKEKKEMMNKMADDFESSVGGIVSAVSAAATELESSATAMSATAEETNRQATAVAAASEEASANVQTVASAAEELSASIAEISNQVAQAAKVSASAVEEANRANGMVQGLAQSSQKIGEVVELITSIADQTNLLALNATIEAARAGDAGKGFAVVAAEVKNLANQTAKATEEIGTQIGGIQGSTKDAVGAIQSIGKVIGEINQISSAIAAAVEEQGAATKEIARNVEQASAGTKEVSSNIAGVTQAAGETGQASAQIQTAAKELSQQSETLRNQVDKFIAQIRAG
- a CDS encoding lysine--tRNA ligase — protein: MSRLRELAQHSNAWPFVEARNVLKRFAGGPPAKGYALFETGYGPSGLPHIGTFGEVARTSMIRHAFSLLSDIPTRLFAFSDDMDGLRKVPDNVPNREMMARFVGDKASAFGSPLTSIPDPFGCCESFGHHNNGRLRAFLDAFRFEYEFKSATECYRAGLFDPMLRRVLEKHREILDVVLPELRDERRRTYCPFLPVRERNGRLQVLEIPAREYRPKDGTVVFQDEAEGTFEVPVTGGNCKLQWRVDWAMRWAALGVDYEMSGKDLIDSVRLGNRICRILAGDPPVGFTYELFLDEKGEKISKSKGNGLAVEDWLRYAPPESLALFMYQKPTAAKRLYFDVIPRTVDDYLAHLVAFPKQEPARQLDNPAWHIHAGRPPAEDGHISFGILLNLVGVCHTEDKAVLWKYITRLRPEASPASAPFLDKLVEYAIVYYRDFVLPAKKFRPPSAMEREALADLARALRALPEGADAEAIQTEVYAVGKRHPFADLRAWFKALYEVLLGQADGPRMGSFIALYGRAETLQLIERALKGEAL
- a CDS encoding GAF domain-containing protein yields the protein MAPPTETSATAAAGGGDLYRRLIDIGIALSAERDFNRLMEMILLEAKAIANADGGTLYIRTDDDKLKFEIMRTDSLNIALGGTTGKPITFPPLNMHDPQTGAPNHMSVATHAALAAVSVNIPDAYEAKDFDFSGTRKFDAGTGYRSKSFLTVPLKNSQNAVIGVLQLLNARDRASGEVIPFGADIQPVIEALASQAAVALDNSQLLAAQKRLLDSFIQLIAGAIDAKSPYTGGHCLRVPELTLMLAKAACDAAEGPFREFDLTEDQWYELHLGAYLHDCGKVTTPEYVVDKATKLETICDRIHEIRTRFEVVKRDAVIEYLRALLDRPEDADSLRRELEKKLATLDDDYAFIAECNIGGEFMAPEKIERVKKIAAVTWKRTLDDRIGVAHEELKRKERVPAAELPVDEPLLADKPEHIFPRAPSPYYAPDNKWGFKMNVPEHEYNRGEVYNLCIGRGTLTAEDRFKINEHMVQTIRMLGELPFPKHLKAVPEYAGGHHETLIGTGYPKRLKKDDMSVPARIMAIADIFEALTAADRPYKKAKTLSESIKIMYFFKKDQHIDPDLFDLFLTSGVYLDYAKKFLKPEQIDAVEIAQYLGPVPPPAPKPAK
- a CDS encoding 4-hydroxybenzoate octaprenyltransferase, which produces MTQASRPTASDIPTGTWIDRFVPAPARPYLRLIRLDRPIGSWLLLFPCWWGVALASEAVPELRLIVLFAVGAVVMRGAGCILNDIADRDFDARVARTRARPIASGEIAVPRALAFLAAMLFAGLIVLLQFNAYAVVLGIASLPLVAFYPYAKRFTHWPQAVLGLAFNWGALLGWAAVKGELDPAAVALYAGCVLWTLGYDTIYAHQDKEDDALVGIKSTALRLGDATRPWLFAFYGGAVLLFALAGHLAQLAWPFFAVLALVGLHLFRQAARTDFDDPAACLATFRSNRAVGWMMVAGIVAARALPAV
- a CDS encoding 16S rRNA (uracil(1498)-N(3))-methyltransferase gives rise to the protein MSEATEPRAKARLYVAAPLAAGAVALLTPDQAHYASRVMRLGVGDRLSLFNGRDGEWRARVKTVGRKGGEAVVEERARPPAAEPDAILLFAPLKKSALDVLVAKATELGASDLRPVLTRRTAVARVNVERLRAQAIEAAEQCERLTVPDVRPMETLERALGAWEGTRRLFVADETGGGVAAADAFSAAPRARPVGFLVGPEGGFERSELDALGRLPFVTRVALGPRILRAETAAFVLLACWQALAGDGRAPPPPRA
- a CDS encoding glutamate--cysteine ligase produces the protein MSGAPQGSSEPIADRRQLVEYFASGCKPKADWRIGTEHEKFAYRLSDLRPLEYEGDQGIRALLAGLTRFGWELVTENGKPIALSRADGAAVSLEPAGQVELSGAPLKTIHQTCNEVSEHLKQVKAVARDLKIGFLGLGYQPKWPRGEMPWMPKGRYKIMRAYMPKKGKLGLDMMQSTCTVQVNLDFDSEATMVRMFRVSLALQPVATALFANSPFKEGKPSGFLSYRGHIWTDTDPDRCGLPPFVFEDGFGFERWTDYLLDVPMYFVYRDGQYIDAAGQSFRDFLKGKLPARPGEIPTIADWAAHTTTAFPEVRLKKYLEMRGADGGPWARLCALPALWVGLLYDGVALDAAWDLVKDWTAEEREHLRAEVPRTALKTPFRGRIVGDIALDALEIAHAGLARRAALDFFGFDETHFLTPLFQIAESGLTPAEELLRAYERRWKGNVDPVFKEYAY